A genome region from Methanofastidiosum sp. includes the following:
- a CDS encoding PRC-barrel domain-containing protein: MGKIAATRLRDKMIVTEQGHEIGTLFDMVINEDTGELIALVVEPTTDVILDNMITDKENLVLVPFSAVRAVKDFIIVDVRRIPKKSERVGMFAKVPE; the protein is encoded by the coding sequence ATGGGTAAGATTGCAGCAACTAGATTAAGAGACAAGATGATTGTAACTGAACAGGGCCATGAGATAGGAACCCTTTTTGACATGGTCATAAATGAAGATACAGGAGAGCTCATAGCTCTTGTTGTAGAGCCTACAACTGATGTCATTTTAGATAATATGATAACGGACAAGGAGAATCTAGTTCTTGTTCCTTTTAGCGCTGTAAGGGCTGTCAAAGACTTCATAATAGTTGACGTCAGAAGAATTCCAAAGAAGAGCGAGAGAGTAGGAATGTTCGCAAAGGTTCCCGAATAA
- the rnhB gene encoding ribonuclease HII, giving the protein MQVCGIDEAGRGPVIGPLVVASYSISEDKIQQIESLGVKDSKKLTAKRRNELFSEILELKGEYYFKVLSPAFLNKEMKKYNLNEIELFAFKEAILGLKIPINRVICDSCDVNANRFSDNLKEALGDEFASCEVIASHKAEDKYPIVAAASILAKVKRDELIKKIEEDVGVSFGSGYPSDPKTIKFLEDYYKLNNSFPDYVRTEWKTLTNIKCSVSQKKLF; this is encoded by the coding sequence ATGCAGGTGTGTGGCATAGATGAAGCAGGAAGGGGTCCTGTCATAGGCCCTCTTGTGGTCGCTTCTTACTCAATATCTGAAGATAAAATTCAACAAATAGAATCACTCGGCGTAAAAGATTCAAAAAAACTTACTGCGAAAAGGAGAAATGAATTATTTTCAGAAATATTAGAACTTAAAGGAGAATATTATTTTAAGGTATTGAGCCCTGCTTTTCTTAACAAGGAGATGAAGAAATACAATCTAAATGAGATTGAACTTTTTGCCTTCAAGGAAGCTATTCTTGGACTTAAAATTCCAATAAACAGGGTGATATGTGATTCATGTGATGTTAATGCAAATCGATTTTCTGATAATTTAAAAGAAGCCCTTGGAGATGAATTTGCTTCCTGTGAGGTCATAGCTTCTCACAAAGCTGAGGATAAATATCCAATAGTTGCGGCCGCTTCAATACTTGCAAAAGTGAAGAGGGATGAGCTTATAAAAAAAATAGAGGAAGATGTAGGCGTTTCATTTGGAAGTGGTTATCCTAGCGATCCAAAGACTATAAAATTTCTTGAAGATTACTATAAATTAAATAATAGTTTTCCTGACTATGTGAGAACAGAATGGAAAACTTTAACTAATATAAAATGCTCTGTTAGTCAAAAAAAGCTCTTTTAG
- a CDS encoding CopG family ribbon-helix-helix protein — protein sequence MSVISISINDELLDKLDKLLNVKGFSTRSEIFREALRNYVTTEVWEEGKGPLVVTGMVISSKKSESPLNTIHHKYEHVVETTLHTHLDEKNCLEIFILKGETKEIKEFLTELKGLSGVKAVRHALLSTEV from the coding sequence ATGTCTGTTATTAGTATTTCAATTAACGATGAACTACTCGATAAACTCGATAAATTGCTCAATGTCAAAGGATTTTCAACTAGATCTGAAATCTTTAGGGAAGCATTGAGGAATTATGTCACAACTGAAGTCTGGGAAGAAGGAAAAGGGCCTTTAGTAGTCACTGGCATGGTTATCTCGAGTAAGAAATCAGAAAGTCCATTGAACACTATCCATCACAAATACGAACACGTCGTCGAGACAACTTTACACACGCATCTGGATGAAAAAAACTGCCTTGAAATATTTATTTTAAAAGGTGAGACAAAAGAAATTAAAGAGTTCTTGACTGAACTAAAAGGTCTAAGCGGTGTCAAGGCAGTAAGGCATGCTTTACTTTCTACGGAGGTTTAA
- a CDS encoding metal ABC transporter permease, whose translation MMVFQYVFFQNAVMAGILAAIACGVIGSYVVVKRLVFISGGISHAAFGGIGLGLFLGYNPLLTAIIFSVFSSSILGIISKKAYQREDTLIGAMWAIGMAFGIFMIYQTPGYVPDLASYLFGNILTVSRIDILIMIALNIIIALIVFIRYNEFLAFSFDEEFSEVTNVPVMKTYIVLLSLVALTVVVLVNVVGIILAMALLTLPAATASILTNSLKKMIIFSILIGIIYMVIGIGMSFFLNQPSGATIVLVSGISYLGILGIKSLIRK comes from the coding sequence ATGATGGTATTTCAATACGTCTTTTTCCAAAATGCAGTTATGGCAGGAATATTGGCTGCAATTGCATGTGGAGTAATAGGCTCTTATGTGGTGGTCAAAAGATTAGTCTTTATATCTGGAGGCATATCGCACGCTGCATTTGGCGGGATAGGTTTAGGATTATTTTTAGGGTACAATCCTCTTTTAACTGCAATTATCTTTAGTGTTTTTTCTAGTTCCATTCTTGGAATTATATCAAAAAAAGCATACCAACGTGAGGATACATTAATCGGTGCAATGTGGGCCATTGGGATGGCATTTGGGATATTCATGATATACCAAACACCGGGATACGTGCCCGATCTTGCTAGCTATCTATTTGGAAATATCCTTACTGTTTCAAGGATAGATATATTGATCATGATCGCCCTAAACATTATTATTGCCCTCATAGTTTTTATTAGATACAACGAATTTCTTGCTTTTTCATTTGATGAAGAATTTTCTGAAGTCACAAATGTTCCTGTAATGAAGACCTATATTGTTTTGCTGTCCCTCGTAGCATTGACTGTTGTAGTTCTAGTAAATGTTGTCGGAATTATATTGGCCATGGCACTTCTCACACTTCCCGCGGCAACAGCGAGTATACTTACAAATAGTCTCAAAAAAATGATAATATTCTCCATTCTCATCGGGATAATCTATATGGTTATAGGAATTGGAATGTCTTTCTTCCTTAATCAACCATCCGGGGCTACAATTGTCCTTGTTTCAGGTATATCATATCTAGGGATTTTAGGGATAAAGTCTTTAATAAGAAAATAA
- a CDS encoding ABC transporter ATP-binding protein: MKNEIIRIENLSFDYGDHRVLEDINLTVYDDDFLGIIGPNGGGKSTLLKIILGLLNPTEGTISLFGKNPKEGRKYVGYVPQYTLVDRNFPINVEQVILSGRIGHTDFLRRYSGADRKIADKAMNIMGIADIRNIQIGKLSGGQLQRVLIARALATEPKLLLLDEPTSNIDVQAETDFYDFLHALSEKMAIILVTHDTGAISSHVKTIGCINKTLHYHGEKNIPPKVFEKLYGCPIELIGHGIPHRVLKEHEE, from the coding sequence ATGAAAAATGAAATTATCCGAATAGAGAATCTATCGTTTGATTACGGAGATCATAGGGTTTTAGAAGATATTAATCTTACAGTTTATGATGATGATTTTCTTGGGATAATAGGGCCAAATGGTGGGGGAAAATCAACACTTTTGAAAATTATCCTTGGACTTCTGAATCCTACAGAAGGCACCATTTCCCTTTTTGGTAAGAATCCAAAAGAAGGTAGAAAATATGTCGGATATGTTCCGCAATATACCTTAGTTGATCGAAACTTTCCAATTAATGTTGAGCAAGTGATCCTTAGTGGCAGGATAGGGCACACTGATTTCTTGAGAAGATATTCGGGAGCCGATAGAAAAATTGCAGACAAGGCCATGAACATAATGGGTATTGCAGACATTAGAAATATTCAAATTGGGAAATTATCTGGAGGTCAGCTTCAAAGAGTCCTAATAGCAAGAGCCCTAGCAACAGAACCCAAACTTCTTTTGCTTGATGAACCCACTTCCAATATCGATGTTCAGGCAGAAACTGATTTTTATGATTTTCTCCATGCGCTGTCTGAAAAGATGGCCATAATACTAGTTACCCATGATACCGGGGCCATATCGTCACATGTTAAAACAATTGGATGTATCAATAAAACGCTTCATTATCACGGTGAGAAAAACATACCCCCGAAAGTATTTGAAAAATTATATGGATGCCCAATAGAACTTATAGGTCATGGCATACCTCATAGAGTTTTGAAGGAGCATGAGGAATGA
- a CDS encoding zinc ABC transporter substrate-binding protein: MKKYLLFILLTFLLTLSLGCANEKTTDSDEKIIVYATISPQKEMIEAVGGEKVKVNIIVPEGGDPHVADLKPSQLADMSKAKIYVMVGSGIEFEVKSMGKIKDLNKNMIVVDSSKGIELIEIGAHQDEGVHVDEEGGNDPHIWTSLRNGKIMVQNIYEGLIAVDPNNKEYYLKNREDYIEKLDEADNYIINELKDMDNRSFMIFHPSWGYFAKDYNLNQIAIEVEGKEPTLQSLAHTIEEAKEENIKVIFVSPGFSSKAAEIITKEIGGKTEVIDPLTENYIENLKITANKIKNQ, encoded by the coding sequence ATGAAGAAATATTTATTGTTTATTTTATTGACATTTTTACTTACGCTTTCATTAGGCTGTGCAAATGAAAAAACTACCGATTCTGATGAGAAAATTATTGTTTATGCAACGATATCCCCTCAAAAAGAGATGATTGAGGCGGTTGGCGGGGAAAAGGTCAAAGTTAACATTATTGTTCCAGAAGGTGGCGACCCACATGTTGCAGACTTAAAGCCGAGCCAATTAGCTGACATGTCTAAAGCAAAAATATATGTTATGGTCGGATCAGGGATTGAATTTGAGGTAAAATCGATGGGGAAAATAAAGGACTTGAATAAAAACATGATTGTCGTTGATAGCTCAAAAGGGATAGAGTTGATCGAAATCGGAGCTCACCAAGATGAAGGAGTTCATGTAGATGAAGAAGGCGGAAATGATCCTCACATCTGGACATCTCTAAGAAACGGAAAAATTATGGTCCAAAACATATACGAAGGCCTTATTGCAGTTGACCCGAACAATAAAGAATACTATTTGAAGAACAGAGAGGATTATATAGAAAAACTGGATGAAGCGGACAATTACATAATAAATGAATTAAAGGATATGGATAACAGGTCATTTATGATATTCCACCCATCTTGGGGATATTTTGCAAAGGATTACAATCTAAATCAGATTGCTATAGAAGTTGAAGGAAAAGAGCCAACTTTACAATCCCTAGCCCACACAATAGAAGAAGCAAAGGAAGAAAACATTAAGGTCATATTTGTTTCTCCTGGATTTAGTAGCAAAGCAGCAGAGATTATCACAAAAGAGATTGGCGGAAAGACCGAAGTTATTGATCCCTTGACAGAAAATTATATAGAAAATCTTAAAATCACAGCAAACAAAATAAAGAATCAGTAA
- a CDS encoding sugar phosphate isomerase/epimerase family protein, translating to MNRRLGFSSLAFYEKSLESALSWGESNDFGLLEIVAENNHAIDEEALPEIKDLTSSYNFDYTVHSPFSDINISSLNKSIRKESIRQVKYSIFAVNEIGGKILTFHPGRHSAATSKSRENTKQILFESLKEISDYNKDYGVTIALENMPDTFITTMKVSKEVLEVLENKELSEIKHTMDVGHLETNNVDIGEYIYDLRNYLIHMHLHDNFGEFDNHLPLGDGNINFPRIFRALKEINYTGRIILEMTKTEDILKSREYLEEKKYLF from the coding sequence ATGAACAGAAGATTGGGTTTTTCCTCACTTGCATTTTATGAAAAATCTCTAGAAAGTGCCCTTTCGTGGGGAGAAAGCAATGATTTCGGACTTTTAGAGATAGTTGCAGAAAATAATCATGCAATTGATGAGGAAGCACTGCCAGAAATCAAAGACCTAACCTCTTCTTATAATTTTGACTATACAGTACATTCACCCTTCTCAGATATCAATATATCAAGCTTAAACAAGAGCATAAGGAAAGAATCAATAAGACAGGTAAAGTATTCCATATTTGCAGTAAATGAAATAGGTGGAAAGATACTGACATTTCATCCTGGAAGGCATTCGGCGGCCACAAGTAAGTCAAGAGAGAACACAAAACAGATACTTTTTGAATCCCTGAAGGAGATTTCAGATTACAACAAGGATTATGGAGTTACTATCGCTTTAGAGAATATGCCTGACACATTTATCACGACAATGAAAGTATCTAAGGAAGTGTTGGAAGTTCTTGAAAATAAAGAGCTATCAGAGATAAAACACACAATGGATGTTGGTCACCTTGAAACTAACAATGTAGACATAGGCGAATATATCTATGATCTAAGGAATTACCTAATCCATATGCACCTGCACGATAACTTTGGAGAGTTTGATAATCATCTACCGCTTGGGGATGGAAATATAAACTTCCCGAGAATATTCAGGGCTTTGAAAGAAATAAACTATACAGGAAGAATAATACTTGAAATGACAAAAACTGAAGACATTCTAAAGAGCCGCGAATATTTAGAAGAAAAAAAATATTTATTTTAA
- a CDS encoding class I SAM-dependent methyltransferase → MGKQDDKKHWYDGGLYKYMIDPSTDDARKIISSLIENDSKVIDVGCGTGSLAFYLSEKCRYILGIELSKKMVDYANSRKKENSILNVQFFHGNAEKVSELTKDRFDYAIFSLCLHEMKSETRVKSLEEIKKVADKIIIYDYLVKEKISFKGVMNSAAEFLAGRSHFYNYKSFLEEKDIFGLLENNGFKVEKTISDKDAYMAVKARWK, encoded by the coding sequence ATGGGCAAACAAGATGATAAAAAGCACTGGTACGATGGAGGATTATACAAGTATATGATTGATCCTAGTACAGATGACGCAAGAAAGATAATTTCTAGCCTGATTGAAAATGATTCTAAAGTCATTGATGTTGGATGTGGAACAGGATCATTGGCTTTTTACCTCTCAGAAAAATGTAGATATATCTTGGGGATTGAACTTTCTAAAAAAATGGTTGATTATGCCAATTCAAGAAAAAAAGAAAATAGTATTTTGAACGTCCAGTTTTTCCACGGCAATGCTGAAAAAGTTTCCGAATTAACGAAAGATAGATTTGATTATGCAATTTTTTCCCTGTGCCTCCATGAAATGAAATCAGAAACTAGGGTCAAATCCTTAGAAGAAATAAAAAAAGTTGCTGACAAGATTATTATTTATGATTATTTAGTAAAAGAAAAAATTTCCTTTAAGGGAGTAATGAATTCAGCTGCAGAATTTCTTGCAGGAAGAAGTCATTTCTATAACTACAAATCTTTTCTTGAAGAAAAAGATATTTTTGGATTGTTGGAAAATAATGGATTTAAGGTTGAGAAAACTATCAGTGATAAAGATGCGTATATGGCAGTTAAGGCCAGATGGAAATAA
- the gpmA gene encoding 2,3-diphosphoglycerate-dependent phosphoglycerate mutase — protein MYKVVLLRHGESTWNKENRFTGWTDVDLSEKGIDEAKKAGKVLLELGYDFDIAYTSVLKRAIRTLWLTLDEMDLMWIPVINSWRLNERHYGALQGLNKSEMAEKYGEKQVLIWRRSYDIRPPELEKNDKRFPGFDPRYKDLTAEQLPQSECLKDTVERFMPYWHDTIAPTIKNGKKVLIVAHGNSLRALVKYLDNVSEEDIVNLNIPTGIPLVYELDKNLRPIKHYYLGDAEKIEKAIKSVANQGKAKK, from the coding sequence ATGTATAAAGTTGTTCTATTGAGGCATGGAGAAAGTACTTGGAACAAGGAAAACAGATTTACTGGATGGACTGATGTTGACCTTTCTGAAAAAGGAATTGACGAAGCTAAAAAAGCGGGTAAAGTCTTGCTTGAATTGGGATATGATTTTGACATAGCTTATACTTCAGTATTAAAAAGGGCTATACGAACATTGTGGTTGACATTGGATGAGATGGACCTTATGTGGATTCCAGTAATTAACTCTTGGAGACTAAATGAGAGGCATTATGGCGCACTTCAAGGGCTAAACAAATCAGAGATGGCTGAAAAGTATGGTGAAAAGCAGGTTCTAATCTGGAGAAGAAGCTATGATATAAGGCCACCAGAATTAGAAAAAAATGACAAAAGATTTCCTGGTTTTGATCCTCGTTACAAAGATTTAACTGCTGAACAACTTCCACAAAGCGAATGTCTCAAAGATACTGTTGAGAGATTTATGCCATACTGGCATGATACAATAGCCCCTACAATAAAAAATGGTAAAAAGGTGCTAATTGTTGCACATGGCAACAGTCTTAGAGCGCTTGTAAAGTATCTGGATAACGTCTCTGAAGAAGATATAGTAAACCTAAACATACCTACCGGTATACCGCTAGTCTATGAACTCGATAAAAATCTAAGGCCAATAAAACATTACTACTTAGGAGATGCAGAAAAAATCGAAAAGGCCATAAAGTCAGTTGCTAATCAAGGAAAGGCAAAGAAGTAA
- a CDS encoding TrpB-like pyridoxal phosphate-dependent enzyme, translating to MEKTKIFLDENEMPKRWYNIQADLPKPLPPVYSPQTLKRATLEELSVIFPMEIIKQEVSQERWIDIPQDIRDIYAVWRPSPLYRALRLEKALKTPAKIYFKWEGVSPAGSHKPNTAVAQAYYNMKEGTQTITTETGAGQWGSALSYATSLFDITCRVYMVRVSYEQKPYRRNLIHLWGAEVFPSPSNKTNAGRSFLKDNPEHPGSLGIAISEAVEDAATHEDTKYSLGSVLNHVCMHQTVIGLEAREQLKMEERYPDIVIGCVGGGSNFAGVSFPFIHDKLKGDKKDLRVVAVEPHSCPTLTKGLYAFDYGDSTKLGPIAKMFTLGHDFIPPGIHAGGLRYHGASPIVSSLKDQNIIEAQAYHQTEVFEAAMLFAQTEGHVPAPETAHAVKSVIEEAKKCKQTGEEKVILFNASGHGHFDLKSYELYIHGKLTDYEYPVELVKQSLKKLPKIQED from the coding sequence ATGGAAAAAACCAAAATATTTTTGGATGAAAACGAAATGCCAAAAAGATGGTATAACATACAGGCAGATCTTCCAAAACCTCTGCCGCCGGTATACAGCCCACAAACATTGAAAAGGGCAACATTGGAAGAACTTTCAGTAATCTTTCCAATGGAAATAATAAAACAGGAAGTATCTCAAGAAAGATGGATTGATATTCCACAAGACATACGTGATATTTATGCAGTATGGAGACCTTCTCCTCTTTACAGAGCTCTAAGATTAGAGAAGGCCCTAAAAACACCTGCAAAAATTTATTTTAAATGGGAAGGGGTTTCACCTGCAGGCAGTCACAAGCCAAACACAGCAGTAGCCCAAGCATACTATAATATGAAAGAAGGTACACAAACAATAACAACTGAAACTGGTGCAGGGCAGTGGGGATCTGCATTAAGCTACGCAACGAGTTTATTTGACATAACGTGCAGAGTTTACATGGTAAGAGTAAGTTACGAACAAAAACCTTACAGAAGAAATCTAATACATTTATGGGGAGCAGAAGTATTCCCAAGCCCAAGCAATAAGACAAATGCAGGAAGATCTTTCCTAAAAGATAATCCAGAACATCCCGGAAGTCTTGGAATTGCCATATCTGAAGCAGTAGAGGATGCAGCAACACATGAAGATACAAAATATTCTCTTGGGAGTGTTTTAAATCACGTTTGTATGCACCAGACAGTAATCGGTCTTGAAGCTAGAGAACAGTTAAAGATGGAAGAGAGATATCCAGACATAGTAATCGGTTGTGTTGGCGGCGGCTCCAACTTTGCTGGCGTTTCATTTCCATTCATACACGATAAACTAAAGGGAGATAAAAAGGATCTAAGAGTTGTTGCCGTTGAACCGCACTCATGTCCAACCCTTACCAAAGGTCTTTATGCATTCGATTATGGTGACTCCACAAAGCTAGGTCCAATTGCAAAAATGTTTACTTTGGGTCATGACTTCATCCCCCCAGGCATCCATGCCGGAGGATTAAGATACCACGGTGCCTCACCAATAGTAAGTTCACTAAAAGACCAAAACATTATCGAAGCTCAAGCATACCACCAAACAGAAGTATTTGAGGCGGCAATGCTCTTTGCACAAACAGAGGGGCATGTTCCAGCTCCAGAAACTGCTCATGCAGTTAAATCTGTTATTGAAGAAGCAAAGAAGTGCAAACAAACTGGCGAAGAGAAGGTAATTCTATTCAATGCAAGCGGACATGGACACTTCGACCTTAAATCCTACGAACTATACATTCATGGCAAATTAACAGACTACGAGTACCCAGTAGAACTTGTAAAGCAGTCTCTTAAAAAACTTCCAAAGATTCAGGAGGATTAA